ACTCCGATAATTTTGCCTCTTTACTTTCTGAAACATTTACAACATCATCTGGAGTAAGACTTTCGTTCTTGTCGGCACATCTGATTCTGAACCATAAGCTAATAGGCGTATAAATCAATAACGTCGACTTCAGACTAGTGGATTAGCAATTGGATTAACTATGAGCtttgtattttttttaatttttttttgaatgttTGCAAAGCTTGCCAAATTCATTGATCAGGAGGAGATAACAATGAGGTTTGTAATTTCAGGGGTCCGATCAGTGAACATCAACAGGAAGCAGCAGAAGGTGACGGTGGCGGGGTACGCGGATGCCAGCAAGGTGCTGAGGAAGGCGCAGTCCACGGGGAAGAAGGCCGAGATATGGCCCTACGTGCCCTACAGCCAGGTCAGCCAGCCCTACGTCGCCGGCACCTACGACAAGCGGGCCCCCGCCGGCTACGTCAGGAGCCAGGAGCCCGGCTACGGCAACGTGTCCGGCCAGGTCAGCAGGCAGGACGACCAGCTCACCGACATGTTCAACGACGACAACGCCAACTCCTGCGCCGTCATGTGATGTGATGAGAGGAAAAAAAATAATAACCTGTGCTGATGTTCTGCATGCGGCTGGTGATCCCTGGAAGGAAGTGTTGGACAATGTTTGTGAGTTCATCTCAAGTAGTAGTAGCGAAACTACTATGCAGTAGTAGTGCTGAAGTATGAAtgttactactagtagtagtttggAGTGCTGATTAGGATCAGTGTTGACGATCCAACCCTCGGACTGTCACGGGTATGAGTCGAGAAACCCATGGATCGTTTGGGTAACTTGGTCGTGCAGAAAGACATCTCAATGTTtcgcaaaaagagagagagagaaagacatcTCAATGGCCTGATCCTCTGTCTTCGCGCCTCAGTTTATTAAAGCATCTCTAGCCGATCTtctaaaaattaaaataaaacttAGGCCTCGTTTGATTGCGAGGGATCCCTGGAGAATCCCGTCGTTTCCCTGAGTGAGTAAACCATGAGTTTATTTCGGCCTGGTTTTCTCGCATGCCCATTTGGTGACAACTGGGAGTGGCACTCGTGTCCCCAATGCACTCCAATTCCTTGGGTTAAAACCAGTGTCAGAGTCAGAAACTGAATATAGAAGGGGCCAAAACATGTCATATAATGTTAGAGGGGACCAAATCATCTAAACCTATCTAATTTTATCTGACAAATGAAAGATTAGGAGTACATACAGGTGTGTTTGTGAGaggatagggggggggggggggggagggcttgGCCCCTGCCAGCACCCCCTGCCTCCGACACTAGTTGAAACCATCGCCTCCTCCCATCGAAGAAACTTCCCCGTCTCTATCGAGACGCTGGCTGCTACCTCCGCTCCTACACCGCGTCCTTTGCATCTGGATTATTCTCGTTGGACGGAGGACTTTTTCACCTCTTTCTTTGTGTGAAATGACGACGGGGAACATTCACATCTGTGGTTTTCTCATCCGTGGATTCTAGTGCGTCAGCAAAATCACTTTCATGGTTTTTGAACCCTGGTTATTATCTCTTGAACGACCAAACGATTTTTGGCAGGCCTAGCCAAAGTAAAACTTGTATTAGGTTCAAACATTTCGTGGAACACTTGTTATGCGCCTCTATGGCTAGCCGCCAATGGTGACCACGTCGGCAACGGTAGAGAGCACATAATCAACTTCTTTTAATTTCGATTAAAAAAGATCACACAGTCACCCTCCGACAACGATGGTGACCATATGCTGCAAAGGACCCCATCGATCTCGATCAAAATAGACTACACAATCACCATCCTACGGGCGCCTCTCATCACCTCTAATGCTTCCACAACCATGTCCTCCATGAACCACTTGGGCAACATGGCGCGGCCAGCGCCGAACCTGCTCTCCTGGAGGCCGTAGAAGCCCGCCAAGAACATGACCCTCAGCGCCAGGTCGCCCCCGATGCCCATGCAACAGAGCGGAGGATAGAACATTAAAAAAAAGAATTTGAACAAAAAGCCAGATGTTAATGTCTAGTACATGCAACCCAAGGTATGCAATTGCGCTTTTTTTTACGACTGTACCCTCATAGGGGATCTTTTCACTGCATTTGTTTTTGATCCGTGCGCACTTATCGATGCTGGGTCACGGCTGGGCTCGGAGGCCATCTTTTCGTCCGTGCGCACTTTTTGATGCTGGGTCACGGGTTAGGCTCAGTGGCCTCTTTTATTTGTGCACTTTGGCATCTTTCACAGTTGTGACAGCCGTGCATATCCCTGTGTTGGCGATGCAATCCGTGGAATTCGGTCTAATAAACTGGTCAGGTCTTGATTAATCTCCCGGTACGATACTAATCTGCGCAGCGATTTGCTCGGTGAATTTCACGTCCCGCGTCGGCCATCCTGGAAAACTCAGTTGAGGCCCAACTGGGCCCGTTCCCCTTCGATTCTCGATCCAGGCGCCACAAGTCCGGCCGCcaaatcctattcggcgccttaagcgccaaATACAGGCCATTTGGTACAGGGCGCACACCCCCCTGTACACTTGGTTTTATAGCGGGCCGGCCCATCTTGCTTTCCTGTTTCTTAAAAATTCCCCAAAAAAGGTGCTCCAGCCGCGACTCGAACCACGCCCGTTCATTTAGGTAGCCATCACAACAACCAGTTGAACCAGATAACTACATGTGCTACGGtggttctttttattttctttatatatTAACCCAGAAAAGGCAGTTGTTTTCC
The window above is part of the Triticum aestivum cultivar Chinese Spring chromosome 2A, IWGSC CS RefSeq v2.1, whole genome shotgun sequence genome. Proteins encoded here:
- the LOC123187885 gene encoding heavy metal-associated isoprenylated plant protein 23 is translated as MGVGGTLEYLSGLLGGGGGHGHGHGHGNRRRRKQMQTVELKVSMDCEGCERKVKNALSSMKGVRSVNINRKQQKVTVAGYADASKVLRKAQSTGKKAEIWPYVPYSQVSQPYVAGTYDKRAPAGYVRSQEPGYGNVSGQVSRQDDQLTDMFNDDNANSCAVM